tatcatattagagtcttgggatataatttattaataggacctagagtgcaattatatttccaTAGTGGTatttgttatataattaatggtaactttggacttatCAAGAGTTAACAAATAGGCCCGAGGCCCATTGGAGTTAGAGCCTTATTTGTCCCTTTGGTCCCATCCCAAGCCAtatactaaaacccaattgggtTGGTCCAAAAGGCTAACACAATtagataattaatttttatttaataagagttactAAATAAAGTAACTACCCAGACAATTAAAAATGTACGTAtgattaaaagaagagaaaaatagtttttctctaCAAGATCTTTTGAATACATTTTtccaaagaaaattcaatgtaCTTAAGAACTGATTGAAAGACTATTCATCTTAAGCACCATGTGGAATTAAGGTGAAGATTTAAGATCTTCTCAAGTCgtgtttttgaatttcactacaTTAAGGTACgctttttgttctttgttctagaatttaAGGTTATATGTTATCGCTCATGATTGAAGTAGATTTTTGTGTTACTGCCGCTgcgtgttttgtatgagatgcaaaactagTTTTTCCAACACTGTATGTAACAATTTTCTTAGTGTTGACCTTTCTTCAATTGTATAGTGTGTAATTTGCCTGGATTAGGAGGATGTCTAATCTATTTCTAATGCTCTTGCATTTtgttgatctctctctctcttcttttcccttGTATTTTGTTGATCTCATTGTCTCAATAGCAGTAGCCAGTAGGATTTGAGTGTAGTGTGCTGTGCAATGTCGATTGTTGCCTTAGCTAGCTAGACATCACTTAGGTTTTTGATGATACTGTTTTGGTTACTGGGTGatcaaaaattctaaaaccacaTAATAAACCACAACCTTTGCCATAACTGTCCTCATGACAAATTATGAGTGGTAGagaaaaacttgtgggaccaTGTGAAAGTGACATTATGTAGCTAGTCACAGTTTGCCACATAAGATagttgtggcaaaagttgtgACTTTTTATATAGCACTAGAATTACTCCTAGGTGATGGGTGGGTGGTTTGGTTTTTGAGggtatatttattttattgaatgagTAATAATGGGACATTGTTTTACATCTTGATTTAATGATTTATAGTCTAATTGGATTAATTAGTGCTAAATACATCTTTGATTGATAGTCTAATTGGACTGGTGCTAAATACGGAAATATAATTTGAAGAATATTTGCAAAAGTATGCCCCAGTTTTGTAATTTAGTACATGGTTATGAATTTATGTTGCTTTTGGTGTGTTTGCCAGAAAGAGGAAGGAGGAGGGGGTTAAATTGGCAAGCCAGATTAACCAAACACTAGCAGTTGGAAAAATGTATAGGCTAACAAAAACCCAACCCCTTTTAGCTTAGCTTCACTAGAAATTAGCCGATATTAAAATTGATCTAGATTGTCAGGCAATACGAAGAAATTTTATTGCTTCTAGCAAGGAAAGTGAAATCATGAGCTCTTCAGCCTAGACCAAAAAGGTTGAATAAAATTAGGCTAATTAGCTTTAAAATGCTGATGTCAAATACTCATTAGCTGAACAATGATAATCTTATTATTCTGCAAAAAAAACTCAGGCATGTTTCCTTGAACTCTCAGCTCCCGTTTGGTTTCTCTACATCACTCTGTTTCGGCCCTCCCCATTTCCTTATTCTGTCTTCAGCAATTGATGCCTGCATTTCACACCAATTAGTCAATCCTTCCATTCTTAACATGGGCTAATCGTTGAACACTGTTTGTGTTATGCAACTATATATTTAAGATTGAAGatgattgttttctttctttcatttttatttttggtaaaatgaaTTTCATTGAGGATGGTTTTGCTAGTGAATGCTATGTGAGAAAAAGGTTTACCTCTTTGTTCCAGTTGGTCctataaattataatgaaaaGGACAACAGTCTGTACGATCGTTCCAAACATCATGCCGTACCAAATCCCCTGCAAAATTGAGAATGACAATGGAGTTCATGTTtcacataaaaaagaaagggaaagaaatTCATTTACTTGGTGATACATGGCTTATCTGAAGCAATATGAGGTCCTCTTTGAGTATTACAagtttgtgattgttttttcttttcatttttatctcaTAATTATTAAACATTACTAGTATGCTTGCTTGCTACTTCCAGCATTTTCACTTGGTAATagaaatgaaataaacaaaaaataggaGAGCAAGACTTACCGTGACACCCCAATCAAGCTTGTAACCCAGAATGAGACCCAAAGGGATCCCAAGAACGTAGTAACATGCAATGTTCACATAAGCAATAATACCTTGCCATCCTGCTCCAATGGCCACCCCTGtgaaaaaaacattattcacCCAATTAATTAAAATCTATTTCCATTTCCCTCAAgaatctgaatttttatttaaaagaagaagataatatgaTATAAAGACTAAAGACGCGGATGTGTTATAAAACGAAAGATCAAAACTTTTTaactagaaaattctaagtttctaACCAGAGAGAACAGGTTGAACATTGTTAATAATGATGCAAAAAGCCAATACTGGTGTAAGCTCTCTAACGACAGTTTCAACACTTGCATCACTCGAAAACAATGACGGGTAGACGTTTCGTGCCAAGATTAGAATGACTGCGATGATAATACCGATCAAGAATGAGGTTACCACGGCCACCACCAATGAAAATTTAGCTGTTCTTGGATGAGATGCTCCCAATTCATTTGACACTCTCAcactacaaaaaatatattttggttttaatttttcagaCATTTTGAGATCAAGTACAGAAATATATATAGCTTTGTTGAGGTGTGTTTCTCTGTCACTAACCTTATAGCTGCATTCATTCCAAGAGCTTCCATAATTGTCCAGCCCAATATGTTCATGCTACGACAAACATTGGCATAGCAGGAAATAGttaatcaaaaataaattatattcaaagCATAATGATAGAATTAATTTCTTAGACTTTATAAAAAGATCCTATTAAGAAAACGTAACTAATATTTTCTTACACTTTATTCAAATGATATTGTAAGGACTAATAAAGTTGATACAAACAATTAGAACAAGATCTCATtaagaaaacataaataaaatttggtttaaataaaaaaaatcaaacaatctCTGGCATTCTACTCATTGAATGCACATATTTGAAAATGCCAAGAGCAAGAATTAAAGATTGAAATTTCGTCAccaattgataaaaatatatatattacctcaTAAAACATAACAGAAAAGTAcacctcaaaaaaaatctttttaaaaaaaattatatatatatatatatatataattgaagttTTCCTTCCttacactaaattaaaaaaaaaaaaaatagatttctatatttacttatatttgtACGTGCAATGTCGATGAACATATTTTACATATGAGAAAGAAATTTTCTGAAAAAAGtgttaaatttaatattttcatcaagtttttaatattaaatCTATTGATCATTGATTAAATTATAACAAAACTTTACcactatacacacacacacaaatatatatatatatatatatatattgtacggCGTCTGAGGACCGAAGAGAATGGAACGTGAAGTATCATACAGTTCCACCCGCAAAGGTGTATCCGACCCGAGGACTTCATCAACCCAAGAAGGGAAAGAGATGCGAGATAACATTTTGGGAGGATCTATTTGGAGTAAAAAGGATCATGGAAGGGGGCCAAGACGGAGGGAGGAAGCTTCCTGTAAAGGGTATACCTTCTCCCACTGCATTGAATGTACTGCAACAACCTTATCAActgcattaatgagaaaatgacaCCTGAACAGTAGTTTCACAGCTAATAGCCCCTTCTACCACCTTTAGCAGAACTCTGATGGGACAAGTGACCTAAGAAAAGCCCTGAGGCATACAGGTGGAGGGTTAAGATACCAAGAGGAAGGATATATAAGAGAGGGGAACCTCCCAATTAAGGGGGATGATAATTCTCTAAGAGTAGAAAAAACAAGAAAGTTAATAGTGAACGTTTGGTTTAGAATTTGTGTCATTCATCTATAAGAACTAGTCCTCGAACTTACTCGAGGACCGCAAAATCCTTAGTTATTACTTGAATTGTCTTTCTCTATTACTTCTAGTTCCTCAGCTTAGACCTGaacttacacacacacatacatatatatatatatggtgagAATGAACAATAAGATGCATTTTCacaatttaactataaaatatatatatatatatgtgtgtgtgtgtgcgcgcgcaaTTTCACAAATAGTGATTAAGCCATTAAGTCTTATATTCCATGAAAATTCACAAACAAACAGACAGCTCGACCCAAGTGCTCCTTGGACCCCATGCAGTTAATGCATTATGACATCtcgaattattaattttaccaTCTATTCAATTACACTCAAAGCAAATCATTTTTGACCAACTATTCAACAATCTTTTGAAATTTGAGTAACAGTGatttattccattttttatattgttcAATTGTAACAGATCACAAGTTAAGTTTTCCATGGTAACCATTATAAGTAGTAAATTAAATAATTCGAGATGTCACCAACTCTTAGATAGGTTATTTGTGGGATGTGATTTGATGGGAACAAGCCTCTATATATAGTCTATTCAAAATCTTTATAAATAGTTGGGCAACTAATCTTGAAGagtccatttaaaaaaaaaaaaaaaactaatcttgAAGAGTCACTAACAGATGCTAATAAGGATATCATGACTAattacaaacccaaaaagatatatatatatatataaattaagaaaaatcacAACTACCTGCTTCAATCTAATgaaaatctataattttattctttttaaaaaattaaatataatactTCTAAATTTGTTACTTTAAACCTCctattttaattattgtatGTCCaagtgtttcaaaattttcaagcttTTGACAATAATGAAAGTGTGGACTTTGAAGTGGCACATTTGAAATTATGGGTTGTATTTCtcacaagaataaaaaatataatttttctttttccattaaCTTTCCCCCTTTATGTTATGTTTGTCAAATATTGGTTGCAActtgaaagaattatttatttattttaaattttaaataagtgagTTTTCGACTCCCAAAGGaaggtgcttttttttttttttttaatttaatgttaAGAAAGTTTTtcattcgttttttttttttttttttttttttttgctgaatagtaAGTTTgtttcttcaagaaaaagggaaatggGTCCGCTCATTAGACTTTCACAgcttattattttgtttgtgcTCTGTACCTTGATCTGATTTATTGTCCTCTTTGTTCTCATTGTGTTGAAGTGCAGTTAGCACGAGAACTTGTCCACAATTGACATgattacttaccaaaaaaaacgaaaaaggaaaggaaagttGCTAGCACGAGTTCTTACTAGTTACTAAtgtaccctaaaaaaaaaaaaaacagagctGCTGGTGGCATGAtttcttaccaaaaaaataaggaCAGCATGAGAAACGTGATGAAAGTATAAGAAATAATGATGAAGACCAAACTAAATACTTGCAAGCAAATTAGGTAGAAGCATATATGGGTAATAGGGATgtatgcaaaaataaaagaagagaattCCTCTGATTTTGGCATTTTATGGTCATGTACTCATGTCACATTGTGTTGTTGCAACAACCAATGCCTTAATTGTTTGTGGTTTCGAGTATCGATTATCGACgatcatttattattattttgactgTTTGGTGAAGTTGACGATGAAGATATTATGGAGAATGGGAATAGATAGATTTTATGATATATGGTCACAACTTACAAGGGCTACTAGAAAGTAAAAGCATTGCTTATTCCTATTCATATTAGAGGGGAAGaaaattaaggggaaaaaaaaaagacatgcaTGATTAGCACAAATTATAGGACATAGACAGATCCAACTGCATAAAATGTGGTTGTCATCTTTTTGCGTATAGAGAGAGtattgaaattattaatttagagTATTAGACACTATTTCGGTATTTTCTTGTCTTCTCAACTTGAAGTGACTGAGTTCAAGAGTCATCCTATTCTAATTTATGTCACTGCATATGTCACAAGCGATATGATTATTGACatattgattatcaaaaaaaaattatcattgaCATGTTAGAATTTGACACTGATTGCAAGTGCAAGGTATGTACATATAGGTACGTGCAATAGTTTTCTTATTGAAAGATGTGAATGCCAGTGACTGAGAGAGGGGGAAACGTGTGGAgaggaaaaaaagtaaaaaatgcaGCAGTATCTATGAGTGAAAAGATAAGAAGACATTTATTGTTTCttgattcttttatttgaagtcatagattttatattatttaatttttttcacctTTGACAACTAACAACTTTCCTACCTAGACACGTTAGTGACATCACCAtaacttcattttgtattttttttttcttatctactGCTTATAACTTATAAGCTTAATTAGTATAttagtaattacaaaaaaatatactaGTAAAAACATTATTAAGAGGatactaaatttatttattttaaatgttatgaatatatatatatatatatattattttgtggTAAAttcgaaacggtacaccggtattgactgGTATCCGAAATATACTATACCACTGGCCAAACCAGTACAGTCTCCAGTACGGTATTAACTCATTTGCCCTTGATGTATATCAAATAAAGGTCATGTTAATAAATGCCCTTAaggcaattattaataaattataatagaaaaattttaacaccatttttatgagaaatataaaaagttatcaatAATGTTTATTGTTTTCTGATTCTCCCAGTAAAATGTTCCTAAAAACCAATACCCTAAAAGCATTTCTAAAAACCAATACCCTAAAAGCATTGGCTAACATTTTCCATCAAATAATATCAACCATAAGATTTACAGTGGTGGTTGGTGTGGTATGTATCGTTTTCCTTTATTAATCGCTAAACGGTAaattttattaaggaaaaaaggGATCGGTCCCTGAGTCTATACCTCCAAGATGTGGATTGATAGATTGGAGATGAAAAGAGCCCTAAAACCATTACAAAAAGGAGTTTAGGCTGCGTAGCACAGTGTGTGGTATGTATGGCTTGGTAAGTGTTCGGTATTTTAGATATTTCTCACATAAATGTAGATTTTATGTGTGGAATTCACATGTGGATTCTATCTCTATATAAAGGAATGTATGATATATTGgatgaattgaaaaattttatatgattaATTAGGGattcggagagagagagagagataccatATGGACAAGGCATCTACTGAAACTTCCGCATTTTTTAGATATCCAGCAAAGAGAATTAGCGCCATGAAGTACCACACTTCCAAGCTGCACAAAGATTAATTTAGAGATATATTCATCATTTTAAGgattagatttaaaattgatCAATGTTGAATGATATGTGAATCCCACAAATCGAAGTAAAATCATATGAACCAATTGAAAAAGGGAGATCTCATTTGGCTGTGTGTCACCCatcatggatttcttttttcttttttcttttggctgAATACTCCTTTCTTAGTAATGAAATCATATAGGATAATTGTTTACCGATAAGATTATATGCAAAGTAGTAATACTAATACTTTTTGGAAAGTACAGTAATATACTAATAAATAATTTCCAacctttcattaaaataatagaaaagagaagagaaaaagagtaaTACGACACAAGTTAGAATTTTCCAAACGAaggtacaatattttcacaaaattctACAATGTGTTACTTATAAGGTCACCCACAATTTTTGATCATATAGTATATTCTCTCAAATAAAACATAGCATTTTGTAAAGGCCATTTTTATAGGATATCCAAACATGATTAGAAGAAGATAATcaatgttgaaatttttttgatacaaggtagaaattctactctagcctaatctaagtgtatatgtatgtgaaattCCCTCCTGAAGACTTGTACCTTGACCCTTGCCTCCTACACCCTACAAGCACTTACGTTTATAGGGTGACTATCGCATCAAAAGTGTGTGGTGATAtcaatgttgaaaactaaagGAAAAAGATGAGAACTCAAGACTTAAGTAATGAACCTGTATGGACAGCCTATGCATTAAATTGTCTTTGTCAACTAGTGCCCTACACATATAAGttcaggttttttttgtttttttggtaaaattcagGTATATTTAATACTATACTAAatcatgtttttcatatttatattttaaaaaaatattaaattctacACGTATTGAAAAAACACGTGAAAAACTTGTAATCTAATGATTCATTGACAAGTTAAGCTAGGGAAGgtatgaaattattaaaattatcacaattattttaaaagatATAAAGTCCTAAAATAGTCATGCTTATCCTCTTGTCCAATGCATAGGAGTATTAGGGTGCCGTTTGGATTCAGCGGAAAGCTGcgtttttccccttttttttttttttttttctcctcactTCACGTGTTTCAGGGACAATAAGCACTGTAGCAGCACTGTAGTATTACTGTAGTAGCACTGTTTATCACTGTTCacgcattaaaaaatattaaaaataggtcccacgatactattcacacatttaaaaattattttgctatagtactttcagttttcagttttcagtttcaacaataATAAGTTCAATTCAAACAGACCCTAGATGAAACCCACAACCATAATTATTtcacatcaaaaaaatttagcctATGTACACTGTACATACTATATGTTATATGCGAAGAGACGCAAACACGAATACGAACATAGGAATGATATGATAACATGAACAATgtctgaaaaattataatataaaatagctAATACAATATCGGTATGACATGAATACGACACAAATACAACACGAGTAGGCATTTTAAATGAAGTATTTATGCTTCTAAGTTACATGTAAAATGTTGATACTTGGATGTCTCTAAATGTGaagtaataattttcctaaacaaaatagtgttttttttggtaaaaaaacaaaatagtgtTAACAGTGACATTACATATGAGTTTCTTACCAGAGCATTACTGCGGAGGCCATCGATAACTTAACGAATCCCCAAAGGTTATGAAACGCCTTCAATGAGAACCCAGACCAAGCTCGACCACAAGTCCCACTGAAAATATACAACAGCTGCGCTAACACAACGAACCACCAGGACGAATTCAACACGACCGCCGCACCCACCAGACCCCAACCTAACTTCAAGATGAAAAGCCAGCTAAACAGTGCGTTCAGAAGCAATGACACAGCCGCAATCAAAGCTATCAcaaagatcttgctctgtgaTTGCAGAAACTTGACCGCCGGAAAATTTAGAGCGTAAGCAAATAGCTGCGGAAGCATATAAAGTGCGAACAGTCCCGCTGCGTCCGATATTGCATCAGTCTGTCCAAGCAGTTTCAACAGTGGCGTCGCAAAGAAGTACAAAAGACTCAGAACCAAACCAGTGGTGGTCAGGATCACCCATGACCTTTGCATGTAAATTCCTAGCATATCAATCTGTCCTGCTCCAAACGCTTGCCCACATAGTGTTTCGAGTGCGCTTCCCATTCCGAGctattgaaattcaattttgttaGAGTAGATAAATACACAAAGAAAACCAATTGAGATACAAAGAATCAATATTGTTAACTGTGTATTGTAAAATTAACAGTAGAGGGTACCATGATGCCCAGTGAAAAGCCGGCGATGACAGAGTTTTCGATGGAGAAAGCGGCGAGTTCGAGTGTGCCGACCTGGCCCAGAAAGACTTGAGGGATAGCACCGAGAGAGTATTGGCATATGGAGGTGAAGATGGCCGGGCCGGCGAGGTACCAGAGCTTCTTTGATTCAGGAAGGAACGCTCTGAAGAAATCGACAGGACTCTTGATGGGAGGGATGTCAGCATCTTCGGCGTTAAAGGTAGCACCAGAGGAAGCGTGTATTGCTACTGGAAGGGACTGTAGCTGGTGTTCTTGCTCTTGGTCCACTTCTCTGGAGGACGAGAGAAGTGGTTGATTACCATTCTCCATGATGTGGGTGGGGGGTGTGGTGGGGATAGGACTTATCAAAGGGAGACAAGTATATATAGTATTTAAGCTCCATACTTTTTacgttttatttttattattattattattattattatttgttttattttaagagtTTATCATTATGCGCACAACATATTATTTGGAGTATTATTGTTCGAACCACTTAACTACTGTCAAACATCATGTGAAACGATATAAAGACTCATACTACTAAGCCAcgtcctttttttttgtttttattaacaGAGATAAGATTTATTGAAGCATGAATTTATTGTGAGATAGCTTTTGTTTAGTTACCATAACAGGAATTGAACATGATTACTAAAGGTTAAGACTTATGTAGAATATAATTGTTGTATCATACATATCTGAACTAAATTCAATCACGTAATTCTTTTGACAAATAAATTACAAGATTAGTAAAAGATTGTTTGTATTGCAATGATCAATACaattatgtatttgaatttaaataaagaacaaaaggAATAGAACTTAAGGGAATGTATCCAAATTTTGcctatttcaaaattaaaaatgatatttaagGATCAACTGTAactatctattataatttaatacatAGTTTATGATATGCACCATAAACTTAAAAGATCTACAATCAGTATCCAAAGTTAAGGTTAATTTATAACAAAAGCAACAAGGGCAAGGATCAACCACAGCGTGCATGCCATATTGTCTCCATTCAAATTGAACTCATGATTAGCAATGGTAGATACGATTTTCCTGGACCAGCTCCGgacttttttaataaaaaaaatcttattgaaCTCTCATTTTcttggttgaaaaaaaaaaagttagc
This genomic stretch from Quercus lobata isolate SW786 chromosome 3, ValleyOak3.0 Primary Assembly, whole genome shotgun sequence harbors:
- the LOC115982474 gene encoding protein DETOXIFICATION 29-like translates to MENGNQPLLSSSREVDQEQEHQLQSLPVAIHASSGATFNAEDADIPPIKSPVDFFRAFLPESKKLWYLAGPAIFTSICQYSLGAIPQVFLGQVGTLELAAFSIENSVIAGFSLGIMLGMGSALETLCGQAFGAGQIDMLGIYMQRSWVILTTTGLVLSLLYFFATPLLKLLGQTDAISDAAGLFALYMLPQLFAYALNFPAVKFLQSQSKIFVIALIAAVSLLLNALFSWLFILKLGWGLVGAAVVLNSSWWFVVLAQLLYIFSGTCGRAWSGFSLKAFHNLWGFVKLSMASAVMLCLEVWYFMALILFAGYLKNAEVSVDALSICMNILGWTIMEALGMNAAISVRVSNELGASHPRTAKFSLVVAVVTSFLIGIIIAVILILARNVYPSLFSSDASVETVVRELTPVLAFCIIINNVQPVLSGVAIGAGWQGIIAYVNIACYYVLGIPLGLILGYKLDWGVTGIWYGMMFGTIVQTVVLFIIIYRTNWNKEASIAEDRIRKWGGPKQSDVEKPNGS